A single region of the Anopheles funestus chromosome X, idAnoFuneDA-416_04, whole genome shotgun sequence genome encodes:
- the LOC125769797 gene encoding receptor-binding cancer antigen expressed on SiSo cells: protein MITELVMNRIRQLLLAIVGVLKRAMCCFSRRRKLSASECEVLNTVSVDRYPNATRSAGHGKNVPEKDWNSWDDSPKTVEEHIERYRETLAQPPSPTEPQPEMDYFQDMTPQISSQPKICIATESEPSDFSRLVAKIDIPVVNELEDWNEGDRNGWDDADETTTKQLIRETRKELRAQRHQNRHQLETSYA, encoded by the exons ATGATCACAGAGCTAGTGATGAACCGGATTCGGCAACTTCTGCTAGCAATCGTGGGTGTGCTAAAGCGTGCGATGTGTTGCTTTTCCCGCCGCCGGAAACTGTCCGCCAGCGAGTGTGAGGTGCTGAATACTGTCAGCGTCGATCGGTACCCGAATGCGACACGCAGTGCCGGTCACGGTAAGAATGTGCCGGAGAAGGACTGGAACTCGTGGGACGATTCACCCAAAACGGTGGAAGAGCACATAGAACGGTACCGGGAAACGCTTGCCCAACCACCATCACCGACGGAACCGCAGCCGGAGATGGACTACTTTCAGGATATGACGCCACAGATCTCATCGCAACCGAAAATCTGCATCGCCACCGAATCGGAACCGAGCGATTTTAGTCGCTTGGTGGCCAAAATTGACATTCCTGTTGTG AACGAATTAGAAGACTGGAACGAAGGTGATAGGAATGGGTGGGATGATGCTGACGAAACCACCACGAAACAGTTAATACGGGAGACGCGTAAAGAACTGCGGGCCCAGCGGCACCAGAACCGACACCAGCTCGAAACGTCTTACGCATGA